One window of Vicia villosa cultivar HV-30 ecotype Madison, WI unplaced genomic scaffold, Vvil1.0 ctg.000455F_1_1, whole genome shotgun sequence genomic DNA carries:
- the LOC131628424 gene encoding spermidine hydroxycinnamoyl transferase-like produces MSSAITLKGCYTVKPIEPTWSGCISLTECDQVGFMTHVPLLYFYRPPQNWLTSPTKIATILKHSLSKVLMHFYLLAGRLRSKENSRFDLECNAKGVEFIEAESSSTLSDLGDFSPSSNNYYRYLFPHVDYTLPIHELPLLLIQLTKFKCGDISISVLISHAVVDGQSTSHFLNEWAQLARGEPLKRVPCLDRTMLHDKKPCNSVNEWKFNEPPVLLGNSDGKVEESKKKTRVEKIKLNKAQVEKLRKIANESWNKHSNDRGFSRYETIAGHMWRSACKARGHKNEQPTMLGVIVDWRSRVKPSLPKEYFGNAVYDLMATSLAGDLISKPLGYASSKIKETIEKMNDEYVRLMTEYLKKLDDLTNFQNLHEIVSGNIVPFYQNPNLGVVSWLTLPFHRLDFGWGNELYMEPGIHDMLEGESFILPSSHDDGSLMIYICLQEVYMDAFKRHFYEDLELETLSKL; encoded by the coding sequence ATGTCATCAGCTATAACTTTGAAAGGTTGTTACACTGTGAAACCAATAGAACCAACATGGAGTGGCTGTATATCATTAACAGAATGTGATCAAGTTGGATTCATGACCCATGTTCCACTTCTTTACTTTTACCGCCCCCCACAAAACTGGCTTACCTCCCCCACTAAAATTGCCACCATTTTGAAACACTCACTAAGCAAAGTTTTGATGCATTTTTATCTACTTGCTGGTCGTTTACGATCGAAAGAAAATTCTCGTTTTGACTTGGAATGCAACGCAAAGGGTGTTGAGTTCATTGAAGCAGAATCCTCATCAACATTATCTGATCTAGGTGACTTTTCACCTTCTTCAAACAATTACTATCGTTACCTTTTCCCGCATGTTGACTACACGCTCCCAATTCACGAGCTTCCTTTGCTTTTGATTCAACTCACCAAATTCAAATGTGGTGACATTAGCATTAGTGTGTTAATCTCACATGCTGTTGTCGATGGACAAAGTACGTCGCATTTTCTCAATGAGTGGGCTCAGCTTGCACGGGGAGAGCCTTTGAAAAGGGTTCCATGTCTTGATAGAACCATGTTACATGATAAGAAACCATGCAATAGTGTTAATGAGTGGAAGTTTAATGAACCTCCGGTTTTGTTGGGAAATTCAGATGGTAAGGttgaagaaagcaagaaaaaaacaAGGGTGGAAAAAATCAAGTTAAATAAAGCACAAGTTGAAAAGTTGAGAAAAATAGCGAATGAGAGTTGGAATAAACATAGTAATGATCGAGGTTTTTCAAGATATGAAACGATAGCCGGTCATATGTGGAGAAGTGCATGTAAAGCTAGAGGGCATAAAAATGAGCAACCAACCATGCTAGGTGTCATTGTTGACTGGAGAAGTCGTGTGAAACCTAGTTTACCAAAAGAGTATTTTGGAAATGCTGTATATGATCTAATGGCTACTAGTCTTGCTGGTGATTTGATCTCTAAGCCATTAGGGTATGCTTCAAGTAAGATAAAGGAAACAATTGAGaaaatgaatgatgaatatgtgaGGTTGATGACTGAGTACTTAAAGAAGCTAGATGATTTGACTAACTTTCAAAATCTTCATGAGATTGTGAGTGGTAATATTGTGCCTTTTtatcaaaatcctaatttaggagTGGTTAGTTGGTTGACATTGCCATTTCACAGACTTGATTTTGGATGGGGGAATGAGCTTTATATGGAGCCAGGAATACATGACATGCTTGAAGGAGAATCATTCATTCTTCCTAGTTCTCATGATGATGGATCTTTGATGATTTATATTTGCTTGCAAGAGGTCTATATGGATGCCTTTAAAAGACATTTTTATGAAGATCTTGAGCTGGAGACTCTATCAAAGTTGTAA